The proteins below come from a single Haemorhous mexicanus isolate bHaeMex1 chromosome 20, bHaeMex1.pri, whole genome shotgun sequence genomic window:
- the LOC132336694 gene encoding myosin-3-like: protein MSRDAGMELFGEAAPYLRKSEKERIEAQNQPFDAKTYCFVADPEVEYTRGRIKAAQDGKITVETEDGRTVAVRPDDVYAMNPPKFDRVEDVAMLTHLHEPAVLYNLKDRYSSWMIYTYSGLFCVTVNPYKWLPVYNPEVVLAYRGKKRQEAPPHIFSISDNAYQFMLTDRENQSILITGESGAGKTVNTKRVIQYYATIAASGDTATKKEPPMKGTLKDQIISANPLLEAFGNAKTVRNDNSSRFGKFIRIHFGTSGKLASGDIETYLLEKSRVTFQLKAERSYHIFYQILSNKKPELLEMLLVTANPYDYPFISQGQISVASIDDQEELVATDAAIDTLGFSPDERTGIYKLTGAILHYGNMKFKQKPREEQAEPDGTEEADKAAYLMGLNSADLLKALCYPRVKVGNEYVLKGQTVDQVHQAVNAIAKSVYEKLFLWMVVRINQQLDTKLPRQHFIGVLDIAGFEIFEFNSFEQLCINFTNEKLQQFFNHHMFVLEQEEYKKEGIEWEFIDFGMDLAACIELIEKPMGIFSILEEECMFPKATDTSFKNKLYDQHLGKCSSFQKPKPGKGKAEAHFSLVHYAGTVDYNITGWLEKNKDPLNETVVGLYQKSSMKILCHLYASFASLDEAEGGGKKKGAKKKGSSFQTVSVLFRENLNKLMSNLRTTHPHFVRCIIPNETKTPGLMDHKLVLHQLRCNGVLEGIRICRKGFPNKIPYGDFKQRYHLLNASVIPEGKFVDSRKACEKLLSSIEIDHTQYKFGHTKVFFKAGLLGVLEEMRDERLGQMITRTQALCRGYLRRLELKKMFDHRESILCIQYNIRAFMKVKQWPWMKLYFKFKPLLKSVGTEKELAMMKEEFERTKEELAKSEATRSKLEERMVALVQEKKDLQLQVQTENENLADAEERCDQLIKLKFQLEARIKEAMEKLGDDEEMNADLAARKRKLEDECSELKKDMDDLELTLVKAEKEKHATENKVKNLTEVVTGLDETVAKLVKEKKALQEAQQQALDDLQIEEEKVNTLTKARIKLEQQVNHVEGSLELERKACVDLERAKRKLEGDLKLAQETIVDLENDKQHLDEKLRKKDFDFNQMQNKIAEQRNSGTHLQKKIRELQARAAELEEETMSEKTTRTKAEKRCAELARELEETRGSLGEAGGATTAQTELSKKREAEFQKMRRDLEEATLQHEATAAALRKKHADSTAELGEQIDNLQRVKQKLEKEKSELKMEIDDLASRTEAVTKSKAILEKRYRVLEDEMSEIKTKLEEHQRNVSEVVMQKSQLQTESGELSRQLKEKETMSLQLSRSKEALTQQMDELKRQLEEEIKAKSALAHALQSARHDCDLLREQYEEEQEAKGELQRALSKANGEVAQWRTKYETDAIQRTEELEEAKKKLSQRLQEAGQQADTLNSKCASLEKMKFKLQGEVEDLTLDIERANTSAAALDRKQQNFDKVMAEWKGKYEESQLEQEALSKEAGSLHTELFKVKNAYEETLDQIETIKRENSALQQEAADLTEQITANGKMIRDLEKAKKQAEIEKNGLRTALEEAEAALEHEEVKILGVNQELTQIKSEISRKIADKDEEINQLKKNHERIVEAMQSTLDAEIRSRNEALRLKKKMEGDLNEMEIQLGHANRQAAEAQKNLHSIQGALKDTQLHLDDALRTQDDLKEQVAMVERRANLLQAEVEELRAALEQTERSRKLAEQELLDATERAQLLHTQNTSLSNTKKKLETDMAQLQTEIEDVSNEAKSAEERAKKAMTDAARMAEELKKEQDTSAHLERMKKNLDQTVKDLQHRLDEAEQLALKGGKKQIQKLEARIQELEAELEEEHKKSSEAMKTIFKYERRFKELTFQCEEQKKNMIRLQDLVDQLQMKIKSYRKQAEEAGEQANTDLSKLRNALHKIGEALERAEIAESQANKLRAKAREGSATKVVLGTEK, encoded by the exons ATGAGCAGAGACGCTGGCATGGAGCTTTTTGGTGAGGCAGCACCGTACCTGCGCAAATCCGAGAAGGAGAGAATAGAAGCCCAGAACCAGCCTTTTGATGCCAAAACCTACTGCTTTGTGGCTGACCCCGAGGTGGAGTACACCAGAGGGAGGATTAAGGCTGCACAGGATGGGAAGATAACTGTTGAGACAGAGGATGGCAGA ACAGTTGCTGTCAGACCTGATGATGTGTATGCCATGAACCCACCGAAGTTTGACAGAGTTGAGGACGTGGCCATGCTGACCCACCTGCACGAGCCTGCCGTCCTCTACAACCTCAAGGACCGCTACAGCTCCTGGATGATCTAT ACCTACTCGGGTCTCTTCTGCGTCACCGTCAACCCCTACAAGTGGCTGCCGGTGTACAACCCCGAGGTGGTGTTGGCCTACCGAGGCAAGAAGCGCCAGGAGGCCCCTCCACACATCTTCTCCATCTCTGACAACGCCTATCAGTTCATGCTGACTG ATCGTGAAAACCAGTCTATCCTGATCAC CGGGGAGTCGGGCGCGGGGAAGACGGTGAACACCAAGCGCGTCATCCAGTACTACGCGACAATCGCCGCCAGCGGGGACACGGCCACCAAGAAGGAGCCCCCGATGAAG GGTACGCTCAAGGATCAAATCATCAGTGCCAACCCACTGCTGGAGGCCTTTGGGAATGCCAAGACCGTGAGGAACGACAACTCCTCACGCTTT GGTAAATTCATTCGTATCCATTTTGGAACCTCTGGAAAGCTGGCCTCCGGTGACATTGAGACCT ACTTGCTGGAAAAGTCAAGAGTCACTTTCCAGCTGAAAGCTGAGAGGAGCTACCATATCTTCTACCAGATCCTCTCCAACAAGAAGCCTGAACTGCTTG AGATGCTCCTTGTCACAGCCAACCCCTATGACTACCCCTTCATCAGCCAAGGGCAGATCTCTGTGGCCAGCATTGATGACCAGGAGGAGCTTGTTGCCACAGAT GCAGCCATTGACACTTTGGGCTTCAGCCCTGATGAGAGAACGGGGATCTACAAGCTGACAGGGGCCATCCTGCACTATGGGAACATGAAATTCAAGCAGAAACCACgtgaggagcaggcagagcctgatgGCACAGAAG aggCTGACAAAGCAGCCTATCTGATGGGCCTGAACTCAGCAGACTTGCTGAAAGCTCTGTGCTATCCCCGGGTGAAAGTGGGAAATGAATATGTCCTGAAGGGCCAGACAGTGGATCAG GTGCACCAGGCAGTGAATGCCATTGCCAAGTCTGTCTATGAGAAACTCTTCTTGTGGATGGTTGTTCGCATCAACCAGCAGCTGGACACGAAGCTGCCAAGACAGCACTTCATTGGGGTCTTGGACATTGCTGGCTTTGAGATCTTTGAG TTCAACAGCTTTGAGCAGCTGTGCATCAACTTCACCAATGAGAAACTGCAACAGTTCTTCAACCACCACATGTtcgtgctggagcaggaggagtaCAAGAAGGAGGGGATTGAATGGGAGTTCATTGACTTTGGCATGGACCTGGCTGCCTGCATTGAGCTCATTGAGAAG cccaTGGGCATTTTCTCCATCCTGGAAGAGGAGTGCATGTTCCCCAAGGCAACTGACACCTCTTTCAAGAACAAGCTCTATGACCAGCACCTGGGCAAGTGCAGCAGCTTCCAGAAGCCCAAGCCTGGCAAAGGCAAGGCTGAGGCTCACTTCTCCCTGGTGCACTATGCTGGCACAGTGGACTACAACATCACTGGGTGGCTGGAGAAGAACAAGGACCCTCTGAATGAAACTGTTGTGGGGTTGTACCAGAAATCCTCTATGAAAATTTTATGCCATCTTTATGCCAGTTTTGCTTCCCTAGATGAAG CTGAAGGTGgtgggaagaagaaaggagcCAAGAAGAAGGGCTCTTCCTTCCAAACGGTCTCTGTACTCTTTCGG GAAAATCTGAATAAGCTGATGTCTAACTTACGAACAACTCATCCTCACTTTGTGCGTTGCATCATTCCCAATGAAACAAAGACCCCAG GCCTGATGGATCACAAGCTTGTTCTGCACCAGCTGCGATGCAATGGTGTTCTGGAGGGCATTCGGATCTGCAGGAAAGGATTTCCTAACAAGATTCCATATGGGGATTTCAAACAAAG ATACCACCTTCTGAATGCCAGTGTCATTCCAGAAGGAAAGTTTGTTGATAGCAGGAAGGCgtgtgaaaagctgctgtctTCCATTGAGATAGATCATACTCAGTACAAATTTGGACACACAAAG GTATTCTTCAAGGCAGGTTTGCTGGGTGTCCTGGAAGAGATGAGAGATGAACGTTTAGGACAGATGATCACACGGACCCAGGCTTTGTGCAGGGGATACCTCCGGAGACTtgagctgaaaaaaatgtttgacCACAG GGAGTCCATCCTCTGCATCCAGTACAACATCCGTGCATTCATGAAAGTCAAGCAGTGGCCCTGGATGAAGCTGTACTTCAAGTTTAAACCCCTCTTAAAAAGTGTGGGAACTGAGAAAGAGCTGGCCATGATGAAGGAAGAGTTTGAGAGAACAAAAGAAGAACTGGCCAAATCAGAAGCCACCAGGAGCAAACTGGAAGAAAGAATGGTGGCTCTGgtgcaagagaaaaaagacCTCCAGTTGCAAGTACAAACT gaaaatgaaaatttggcTGATGCTGAAGAAAGATGCGACCAGCTGATCAAACTAAAATTCCAGCTGGAAGCAAGAATAAAGGAGGCAATGGAAAAGCTGGGAGATGATGAGGAGATGAATGCTGATCTGGCAGCCAGAAAGAGGAAACTGGAGGATGAATGCTCTGAGCTGAAAAAAGATATGGATGACCTTGAGTTAACATTGGTCAAggctgaaaaggaaaagcatgCTACTGAAAACAAG GTCAAAAATCTGACTGAAGTAGTGACAGGTTTGGATGAGACTGTTGCAAAGTTAGTCAAGGAGAAGAAGGCCCTGCAAGAAGCCCAGCAACAGGCACTGGATGACCTGCAAATAGAGGAGGAGAAAGTTAATACCCTCACCAAAGCCAGGATCAAGCTGGAGCAGCAAGTGAACCAC GTTGAAGGATCTTTGGAACTCGAAAGAAAAGCGTGTGTGGACCTTGAACGAGCAAAGAGAAAGCTTGAGGGAGACTTGAAACTTGCACAGGAAACCATAGTAGATCTGGAGAATGATAAACAACATTTAGATGAAAAATTAAGGAA GAAAGACTTTGATTTTAACcagatgcaaaataaaattgcGGAACAGCGAAATTCAGGTACTCATTTGCAGAAGAAGATCAGAGAATTGCAG GCccgtgctgcagagctggaagaggagaCCATGAGTGAGAAAACAACGCGGACAAAAGCAGAGAAGCGTTGTGCTGAGCTGGCTCGGGAGCTTGAGGAAACCCGTGGGAGCCttggagaggctggaggagccacCACCGCTCAAACAGAGCTCAGCAAGAAGCGTGAGGCCGAGTTCCAGAAGATGCGCCGTGACCTGGAAGAGGCCACGCTGCAGCACGAAGCCACGGCTGCTGCCCTGCGCAAGAAGCACGcggacagcacagctgagctgggcgAGCAGATCGACAACCTGCAACGCGTGAAgcagaagctggagaaggagaagagtgAGCTGAAGATGGAGATTGATGACTTGGCCAGTCGTACAGAGGCCGTTACCAAGTCCAAG GCTATTCTGGAAAAAAGGTACCGTGTACTGGAGGATGAGATGAGTGAGATTAAAACCAAACTTGAGGAGCACCAGAGGAATGTGAGTGAGGTGGTGATGCAAAAATCCCAGCTCCAGACAGAGTCTG GTGAACTAAGCCGTCAACTCAAAGAGAAGGAAACCATGAGTTTGCAGTTGTCCAGAAGCAAAGAGGCACTTACACAGCAGATGGATGAACTCAAGAGGCAGCTGGAGGAAGAGATCAAG GCCAAGAGTGCCCTGGCCCACGCCCTGCAGTCCGCTCGCCACGACTGTGACTTGCTCCGGGAGCAAtatgaggaggagcaggaggccaAGGGGGAGCTGCAGCGAGCCCTGTCCAAGGCAAATGGTGAAGTGGCCCAGTGGAGAACCAAATACGAGACGGACGCGATTCAGCGCACGGAGGAGCTCGAGGAGGCCAA GAAAAAGCTCTCTCAGCGTCTCCAGGaagcagggcagcaggcagaCACGCTGAATTCCAAGTGTGCCTCCTTGGAGAAGATGAAGTTTAAGCTGCAGGGGGAAGTGGAGGATCTGACACTGGATATAGAGAGAGCAAACACATCAGCAGCTGCCCTTGACAGGAAACAGCAGAATTTTGATAAG GTCATGGCAGAATGGAAGGGGAAGTATGaggagagccagctggagcaggaagctCTCTCTAAAGAAGCAGGCTCACTGCACACAGAGcttttcaaagtgaaaaatgCCTATGAGGAAACCTTGGATCAGATCGAGACGATCAAGAGGGAGAACTCGGCTCTCCAGC AGGAAGCAGCTGATCTCACTGAGCAAATTACTGCCAATGGCAAAATGATCAGAGACCTTGAGAAAGCCAAAAAGCAagctgaaatagaaaaaaatggtCTCCGAACAGctctggaggaggcagag gcagCTCTTGAGCACGAAGAAGTCAAAATCCTTGGTGTCAACCAAGAACTGACTCAGATAAAGTCAGAAATCAGCAGAAAGATTGCTGACAAGGATGAGGAGATCAACCAGCTGAAAAAGAACCACGAAAGGATTGTGGAAGCAATGCAGAGCACCCTGGATGCTGAGATCAGGAGCAGGAATGAAGCCCTGAGGCTGAAGAAGAAGATGGAGGGAGACTTGAATGAAATGGAGATCCAGCTGGGTCATGCCAACCgccaggctgcagaggcacagaagAACCTGCACAGCATCCAGGGAGCTCTCAAG GACACTCAGCTGCACCTGGACGATGCTCTCAGGACACAGGATGACCTGAAGGAGCAGGTGGCCATGGTGGAGCGCAGAGCAAACCTGCTGCAGGCTGAAGTTGAGGAGCTCcgggcagccctggagcagacGGAGCGGTCGAGGAAAttggctgagcaggagcttcTGGATGCCACTGAACGGGCACAGCTCCTCCACACCCAG AACACCAGCCTTTCTAATACAAAGAAGAAGCTTGAAACCGATATGGCACAACTCCAAACAGAGATAGAGGATGTTTCTAATGAAGCAAAAAGTGCTGAAGAAAGAGCTAAGAAGGCAATGACAGAT GCAGCCAGGatggcagaagagctgaagaagGAGCAGGACACCAGTGCCCACCTGGAGAGGATGAAGAAGAACCTGGACCAGACAGTGAAGGACCTGCAGCACCGTCTGGATGAGGCCGAGCAGCTGGCACtgaagggagggaagaagcagaTCCAGAAGCTGGAGGCCAGG ATCCAAGAATTAGAAGCTGAACTGGAGGAAGAACATAAAAAATCCTCAGAGGCTATGAAAACCATCTTCAAATATGAACGGCGTTTCAAAGAGCTCACTTTTCAG TGTGAAGAACAAAAGAAGAACATGATTAGGTTACAAGATCTGGTAGATCAACTGCAGATGAAAATCAAATCCTACAGAAAACAAGCTGAGGAAGCT